Proteins encoded together in one Fimbriiglobus ruber window:
- the rplQ gene encoding 50S ribosomal protein L17, whose amino-acid sequence MRHRLKGRALSRNASHRLALFRNLTRALITHERITTTVPKAKELRPFIEKIITLAKRAAVVNDGTPAGKSQALHFRRQAIMKLGPTHGTGVYGKDNELVEGNDTVLKKLFNEIGPRYKERPGGYTRILKLHERRLGDAGEQAIIELLKDGEQKVRAKAPAPARAPAPAPAPIPAPAPTPATEPTPSTEPGATPTV is encoded by the coding sequence ATGCGCCACCGTCTAAAAGGCCGGGCTCTAAGTCGGAACGCGTCTCACCGCCTCGCCCTTTTCCGGAACCTGACCCGGGCTCTGATTACGCACGAGCGGATCACGACCACCGTTCCGAAGGCCAAGGAACTCCGGCCGTTCATCGAGAAGATCATCACGCTGGCCAAGCGGGCGGCCGTCGTCAACGACGGGACGCCGGCCGGCAAGAGCCAGGCCCTCCACTTCCGCCGCCAAGCCATCATGAAGCTCGGCCCGACCCACGGGACCGGCGTCTACGGCAAGGACAACGAGCTGGTCGAGGGGAACGACACGGTCCTCAAGAAGCTGTTCAACGAGATCGGGCCGCGCTACAAGGAACGCCCGGGCGGGTACACGCGGATTCTGAAGCTCCACGAACGTCGCCTCGGTGACGCCGGCGAACAGGCGATCATCGAGCTGCTGAAGGACGGCGAGCAAAAGGTCCGGGCGAAGGCTCCGGCCCCCGCGCGGGCTCCGGCCCCCGCCCCGGCGCCAATCCCCGCGCCCGCTCCGACCCCGGCGACCGAGCCCACGCCGTCGACCGAGCCCGGCGCGACGCCGACCGTGTGA
- a CDS encoding DNA-directed RNA polymerase subunit alpha, with amino-acid sequence MRIRWRGLELPSRVASDRSSLTDMYGKFHAEPFERGFGMTVGNSLRRILLSSLEGSAVTRLSIQGVQHEISTIPGVVEDVTDIVLNIKSLVVKNMSDQPKTIRIDKHGAGEVRAADIQHDESVQIVNPEHHICTMTADVPFVLEMTVENGRGYRTADDNAGKEREIGVIPVDSSFSPVVRVKYDIEETRVGQRTNYDRLVMEIWTNGTVSPQMALVEAAKILRKHLNPFIQYNEPGPEVPLDEPIEIIGHSMSGAVDTELERKLNMSLAELELSVRATNCLESEGITTVRDLLMRSDDELLEVRNFGDTTLKEVKGKLSERGLHLGMKIPTRR; translated from the coding sequence ATGCGTATTCGTTGGCGCGGGCTCGAACTGCCGAGCCGGGTGGCGTCCGACCGCTCTTCCCTCACCGACATGTACGGGAAGTTCCACGCCGAGCCGTTCGAGCGCGGGTTCGGGATGACGGTGGGCAACAGCCTCCGCCGGATTCTCCTGTCCAGCCTCGAAGGTAGCGCGGTCACGCGGCTGAGCATTCAGGGCGTGCAGCACGAAATCTCGACCATCCCCGGGGTGGTCGAGGATGTGACGGACATCGTCCTGAACATCAAGTCGCTGGTCGTGAAGAACATGTCCGACCAGCCGAAGACGATCCGGATCGACAAGCACGGGGCCGGCGAAGTCCGGGCGGCCGACATCCAGCACGACGAGAGCGTGCAGATCGTCAACCCCGAGCACCACATCTGCACGATGACGGCCGACGTGCCGTTCGTTTTGGAGATGACGGTCGAGAACGGCCGCGGGTATCGGACGGCCGACGACAACGCCGGTAAGGAACGCGAGATCGGGGTGATCCCGGTCGACAGCAGTTTCTCGCCCGTCGTCCGCGTGAAGTACGACATCGAAGAAACGCGGGTCGGCCAGCGGACCAACTACGACCGCCTCGTGATGGAAATCTGGACGAACGGCACGGTGTCCCCACAGATGGCGCTCGTCGAGGCCGCGAAGATCCTGCGGAAGCACCTGAACCCGTTCATCCAGTACAACGAACCGGGGCCGGAAGTCCCGCTGGACGAGCCGATCGAAATCATCGGCCACTCGATGTCCGGCGCGGTCGACACCGAACTCGAGCGCAAGCTCAACATGAGCCTCGCCGAACTCGAACTCTCGGTCCGGGCGACGAACTGCCTCGAATCCGAAGGCATCACGACGGTCCGCGACCTCCTCATGCGGTCCGACGACGAGCTCCTCGAAGTCCGCAACTTCGGGGACACGACGCTGAAAGAAGTTAAGGGCAAGCTCTCCGAGCGCGGCCTGCACCTCGGGATGAAGATCCCGACCCGCCGGTAG
- the rpsD gene encoding 30S ribosomal protein S4, giving the protein MARFLDSVCKRCRREQMKLFLKGSRCFSPKCPIDREAPPPGMHGTRRSKTSEYGIRLREKQRLKWFYGVFERQFRRYFELATRSPADTGEVLLAILERRLDNVIHRLGFSPSRAGARQIVAHGHVEVNGRKCDIPSMLLKPGDKVKMKVRPRSQTLAKTSLQQTPTQVPDFLTITNNEEPEGQMTRLPTRQDVDPRIADIREQLIIEIVTR; this is encoded by the coding sequence ATGGCACGTTTCCTCGATTCGGTTTGCAAGCGGTGCCGCCGCGAGCAGATGAAGTTGTTCCTCAAGGGCTCGCGGTGCTTCAGCCCGAAGTGCCCGATCGACCGCGAGGCCCCGCCCCCGGGGATGCACGGCACCCGCCGCAGCAAGACGTCCGAGTACGGCATCCGTCTCCGCGAAAAGCAACGCCTCAAATGGTTTTACGGCGTGTTTGAGCGGCAGTTCCGCCGGTACTTCGAACTCGCCACCCGGTCCCCGGCCGACACCGGCGAAGTTCTCCTCGCGATCCTGGAGCGGCGGCTCGACAACGTCATTCACCGGCTCGGGTTTTCCCCGTCCCGGGCCGGCGCCCGCCAGATCGTCGCCCACGGGCACGTCGAGGTGAACGGCCGCAAGTGTGACATCCCGAGCATGCTGCTCAAGCCGGGCGACAAGGTGAAGATGAAGGTCCGCCCGCGGAGTCAGACGCTCGCGAAGACCTCTCTCCAGCAGACGCCGACGCAGGTGCCGGACTTCCTGACGATCACCAACAACGAGGAGCCGGAAGGTCAGATGACCCGGCTCCCCACCCGCCAGGACGTCGACCCCCGCATCGCGGATATCCGCGAACAGCTCATCATCGAAATTGTGACGCGCTAG
- the rpsK gene encoding 30S ribosomal protein S11, which translates to MAKSKKKKARRNVSRGIAHVQSTFNNTIVTITDTNGDTLCHSSGGAVGFKGSRKSTPFAAQRAAEEAAGKASKFGVKEIEVRVKGPGAGRESAVTALQAAGLNVKAIEDVTPLPHNGCRPPKKRRV; encoded by the coding sequence ATGGCAAAGAGCAAGAAGAAAAAGGCCCGCCGCAACGTCAGCCGGGGCATCGCCCACGTGCAGTCGACGTTCAACAACACGATCGTGACCATCACCGACACGAACGGCGACACCCTGTGTCACTCGTCCGGTGGGGCGGTCGGGTTCAAGGGCAGCCGGAAGAGCACCCCGTTCGCCGCCCAGCGGGCCGCCGAAGAGGCCGCCGGCAAGGCGTCCAAGTTCGGCGTGAAGGAAATCGAAGTCCGGGTGAAGGGGCCGGGGGCTGGCCGCGAGTCGGCCGTCACCGCCCTGCAAGCCGCCGGCCTGAACGTCAAGGCCATCGAAGACGTGACGCCGCTGCCGCACAACGGCTGCCGCCCGCCGAAGAAACGGCGCGTTTGA
- the rpsM gene encoding 30S ribosomal protein S13: MPRIQGVDIPPNKPTHISLRYLKGIGPTTSLELCEKVGLDPQRRASELSDDEVARLAVIIDRDYTVEGALRRFDGGNIQRLKEIKSYRGERHRKSLPCRGQRTKTNARSRKGPRKTVAGKKGVKDK; this comes from the coding sequence ATGCCTCGTATTCAAGGCGTCGACATTCCGCCGAACAAACCGACCCACATCTCCTTGCGATATCTCAAGGGGATCGGGCCGACGACGTCGCTCGAGTTGTGCGAGAAGGTCGGCCTCGACCCGCAACGCCGCGCGAGCGAACTGAGCGACGACGAAGTCGCCCGGCTGGCGGTCATCATCGACCGCGACTACACGGTTGAAGGGGCGCTCCGCCGGTTCGATGGCGGCAACATTCAGCGCCTCAAGGAAATCAAGAGCTACCGCGGCGAACGGCACCGCAAGAGCCTGCCGTGCCGCGGCCAGCGGACCAAGACGAATGCCCGCTCCCGGAAGGGGCCGCGGAAGACAGTCGCCGGGAAGAAGGGCGTTAAGGACAAGTAA
- the rpmJ gene encoding 50S ribosomal protein L36: MKVRASIKRICEKCKLIRRKGVVRVICEDPRHKQRQG, encoded by the coding sequence ATGAAGGTCCGGGCTTCGATCAAACGCATTTGCGAGAAGTGTAAGCTGATCCGCCGTAAAGGGGTCGTGCGCGTCATTTGTGAAGACCCCCGCCACAAGCAACGTCAAGGCTAG
- a CDS encoding Uma2 family endonuclease has translation MSTATLITDRISPRVRRYLTAADMAALPTCLPTGDVRYELDNGRLVVMAPPGNTHGKYQARIASVLLTGAEDQGLGAARGEVGIVLRRNPDRVVGADAAFILARSFPIRESKEGYLETIPEIVVEIRSKNDTQPEIASKVTEYLDAGTLVVWILDPDEQTVTAHRLDQPAQIFRSGDNLTCSDLLPGFATPVVRLFGGV, from the coding sequence ATGAGTACCGCGACCCTGATAACCGACCGAATATCCCCGCGCGTGCGGCGTTATCTGACCGCGGCTGATATGGCCGCCCTGCCGACCTGCTTACCGACCGGGGACGTGCGCTACGAATTGGACAACGGGAGGCTCGTGGTCATGGCCCCGCCGGGTAACACGCACGGTAAGTATCAGGCACGAATCGCGAGTGTTTTATTGACGGGAGCAGAAGATCAGGGGCTCGGAGCGGCGCGTGGAGAAGTCGGGATCGTGTTGCGTCGGAATCCCGATCGCGTCGTGGGGGCCGATGCCGCATTTATCTTGGCACGTTCATTTCCGATTCGCGAATCCAAAGAAGGTTATCTCGAAACGATCCCTGAAATCGTTGTCGAAATCAGGAGCAAGAACGATACGCAACCGGAAATCGCGAGCAAAGTGACCGAATATCTCGATGCCGGCACGTTGGTCGTTTGGATTCTTGACCCGGACGAGCAGACTGTAACTGCCCACCGGCTTGATCAACCCGCACAGATTTTCCGTTCGGGCGACAACCTGACTTGCTCCGATCTGCTACCGGGCTTCGCCACACCGGTCGTGCGGCTCTTCGGAGGTGTTTAA
- the argJ gene encoding bifunctional glutamate N-acetyltransferase/amino-acid acetyltransferase ArgJ yields MNDWHLARGYKYAGIVSGLRTEPNRRDLAVVVSDTPATAAGVFTQNRVCAAPVHISRARLPRTDARAIVICSGNANACTGDQGMRDAERMAELVAREIDCQPNQVLVASTGVIGRPLPMPVLEAGIPKAVAAVRDGRDALDHAAHAILTTDTKIKVSTRKLGDYSVTGFAKGAAMIGPNMATMLGFVLTDAPLPADFLHTTLKRAADQTFNCISVEGHTSTNDTVFMLANGTGSPLAGAELEAFEPAIHAVCADLARQIAADAEGANHLITLDVDGCRSDHDARTIAKAVAESALVKTAVFGADPNWGRVVSAAGYAGVPFEEKDLSLWMGDLLLYRDGQPLPFDATAASGYLKHNRDVHFRLKFKLGTGRCTFYTCDLTHEYVTLNADYTT; encoded by the coding sequence ATGAACGACTGGCACCTGGCCCGCGGCTACAAGTATGCGGGCATCGTGAGCGGACTTCGCACCGAACCGAACCGCCGCGATCTGGCGGTCGTCGTCTCCGACACCCCGGCGACCGCGGCCGGGGTGTTCACCCAGAACCGGGTGTGTGCCGCCCCCGTCCACATTAGCCGCGCGCGACTCCCGCGAACGGACGCCCGGGCCATCGTCATCTGCTCCGGCAACGCCAACGCTTGCACCGGCGACCAGGGGATGCGGGACGCCGAGCGGATGGCCGAGCTGGTGGCCCGGGAAATCGACTGCCAGCCGAATCAGGTACTCGTCGCCTCCACGGGCGTGATCGGTCGACCGCTGCCGATGCCCGTCCTCGAAGCCGGCATCCCCAAGGCCGTGGCAGCGGTCCGCGACGGCCGGGACGCGCTGGACCACGCGGCCCATGCGATCCTGACGACCGACACGAAAATCAAGGTCTCGACGCGGAAACTGGGTGACTATTCGGTGACGGGTTTTGCCAAGGGCGCGGCGATGATCGGGCCGAACATGGCCACCATGCTCGGCTTCGTCCTGACCGACGCCCCGCTGCCGGCCGACTTCCTCCACACCACCCTCAAACGGGCCGCCGACCAGACGTTTAACTGCATCAGCGTCGAGGGCCACACCAGCACGAACGACACGGTCTTCATGCTGGCGAACGGGACTGGCAGCCCGCTGGCCGGGGCGGAGCTGGAAGCGTTCGAGCCGGCGATTCACGCCGTCTGCGCCGACCTCGCCCGGCAGATCGCGGCGGACGCGGAAGGCGCAAACCACCTCATCACCCTCGACGTGGACGGCTGCCGGTCCGATCACGACGCCAGGACCATCGCGAAGGCGGTCGCCGAAAGCGCGCTCGTGAAGACGGCCGTGTTCGGTGCGGACCCGAACTGGGGCCGCGTCGTCTCCGCGGCCGGGTACGCGGGCGTGCCGTTTGAGGAAAAGGACCTCTCGCTCTGGATGGGCGATCTGCTACTCTACCGCGACGGCCAGCCCCTCCCCTTCGACGCCACCGCCGCCTCCGGTTACCTGAAACACAACCGGGACGTCCACTTCCGGCTCAAGTTCAAACTCGGCACCGGACGGTGTACCTTCTACACCTGCGACCTGACGCACGAATACGTGACGTTGAACGCCGATTACACGACGTAG
- a CDS encoding ABC transporter ATP-binding protein, producing the protein MSLLLELDSITREFGAFTALHGITLRLPPGRVGLLGPNGAGKSTLLKILMGLIPPSSGVGRVLDQPLGGDSDSAANWKLRRLIGFMPEADALVPGLTGIEYVSLAGQLYGMSRRQSQRRAHEVLSYLGLEEARYRNVEEYSAGMKQRAKLAQALVHDPPVLLLDEPTSGLDPAGRDTMLNLIRELGTDHGKSVILSTHLLADVQAVCQQVVIIAGGSVRGQGTVEELCARRADRFKLRVQGDTTRFRDDLLNEGVAVLAENGQGELRVTVPAGWSNLAFFKLADVNDVIIRALLRDDETLEELFLRTVNDGPIKQMVG; encoded by the coding sequence ATGAGCCTGCTCCTCGAACTCGACTCGATCACCCGCGAGTTCGGCGCGTTCACCGCGCTGCACGGGATCACGCTGCGCCTGCCACCGGGCCGCGTCGGGCTGCTCGGGCCGAACGGGGCCGGGAAGTCGACGCTGCTCAAGATCCTGATGGGCCTGATCCCGCCCAGCTCGGGCGTGGGCCGCGTCCTCGACCAACCCCTCGGCGGCGACAGCGACAGTGCCGCCAACTGGAAGCTACGGCGGCTCATCGGGTTCATGCCGGAGGCGGACGCGCTGGTGCCGGGGTTGACCGGGATCGAGTACGTCAGCCTGGCCGGGCAGCTGTACGGGATGTCCCGCCGGCAATCGCAGCGGCGGGCCCACGAGGTGCTGTCGTACCTCGGCCTGGAAGAAGCACGCTACCGGAACGTGGAGGAGTATTCCGCCGGCATGAAGCAGCGGGCGAAACTGGCCCAGGCGCTCGTACACGACCCGCCCGTGCTATTGCTAGATGAGCCGACCAGCGGGCTCGACCCGGCCGGGCGAGATACGATGCTGAACCTGATCCGCGAACTCGGCACGGATCACGGTAAGTCCGTGATCCTGTCGACCCATCTCTTGGCGGACGTTCAGGCCGTGTGTCAGCAGGTGGTCATCATCGCGGGCGGGTCGGTCCGCGGTCAGGGAACGGTCGAAGAACTGTGTGCCCGGCGGGCAGACCGGTTCAAGCTCCGGGTCCAGGGCGACACGACCCGGTTCCGCGACGACCTGCTGAACGAAGGGGTGGCGGTTCTCGCCGAGAACGGTCAGGGCGAGTTGCGCGTGACCGTCCCGGCCGGGTGGTCGAACCTCGCGTTCTTTAAACTGGCCGACGTCAACGACGTCATCATCCGCGCCCTGTTGCGGGACGACGAGACGCTGGAGGAACTGTTTCTGCGGACCGTCAACGACGGCCCCATCAAACAGATGGTGGGCTAG
- a CDS encoding ABC transporter permease subunit translates to MPTPTDALLRYRPWRGNLRGPWFASVAMARVSLRLMFRRKLFWALYALAALIFFFFFYGQYLVVWIQLQTANQTVMFAGIPIKAADLTRFLDRLALNGTAHTYGSFIWFQGYVVMIILALAGAILVGNDFHHGSLPFYLSKPIGRWHYVMGKCLGAAAFVNLLTTLPALVLYIQAGLLYDWQEYYVDHWRELVGILGYGAILTITLSLLLVATAVWLRRTVPLVMVWAGVFVLCRTLSAFLVDGQHLPERWRLIDLWNDMYLLGLWMLGAERESIRPINQPEFWEAAVAVSGVCIACLLFLRRRIQAVEIVS, encoded by the coding sequence ATGCCTACACCCACCGACGCCCTCCTTCGCTACCGCCCCTGGCGGGGCAACCTGCGCGGGCCGTGGTTCGCGTCGGTGGCGATGGCCCGGGTGTCGCTCCGGCTGATGTTCCGCCGCAAGCTCTTCTGGGCGCTGTACGCCCTCGCCGCGCTGATCTTCTTCTTCTTCTTTTACGGCCAGTACCTCGTCGTCTGGATTCAGCTCCAGACCGCGAACCAGACGGTGATGTTCGCCGGCATCCCGATCAAGGCCGCCGACCTGACCCGTTTCCTCGACCGCCTCGCGCTCAACGGCACCGCCCACACGTACGGGAGCTTCATCTGGTTCCAGGGCTACGTGGTGATGATTATCCTGGCGCTCGCCGGGGCGATCCTCGTCGGGAACGACTTCCACCACGGCAGCCTGCCGTTTTACCTGAGTAAGCCGATCGGGCGATGGCATTACGTCATGGGCAAGTGCCTCGGCGCGGCCGCGTTCGTCAACCTGCTGACCACCCTCCCGGCCCTGGTACTCTACATTCAAGCCGGCTTGCTGTACGACTGGCAGGAATACTACGTCGACCACTGGCGCGAACTCGTCGGCATACTCGGGTACGGTGCGATCCTGACTATCACCCTCAGCCTGCTCCTCGTAGCCACCGCCGTCTGGCTGAGGCGGACGGTGCCGCTCGTGATGGTTTGGGCCGGGGTCTTCGTCCTCTGCCGCACGTTGTCGGCGTTCCTCGTGGACGGCCAGCATTTGCCCGAGCGGTGGCGGCTGATCGACCTCTGGAACGACATGTACCTCCTCGGCTTGTGGATGCTCGGGGCCGAGCGGGAGTCGATCCGCCCGATCAACCAGCCCGAGTTCTGGGAGGCCGCCGTGGCGGTGAGCGGGGTCTGTATTGCGTGCCTGCTTTTCCTCCGGCGGCGGATTCAGGCGGTCGAGATCGTGTCGTGA
- a CDS encoding ABC transporter ATP-binding protein produces the protein MKTEFRDTGVLVNTPPPRNGNPTSSPSPDPVAKSPVADALPPLLLFEHASKWYGPVLALNQVTLELTSGITGLVGANGAGKSTLIRLATGQTQPTIGRVTVRGVDAWDWRARELVGYCPDHDAFYEDMSGRTFVYSMARLCGFDRAESRRRTEGVLDRVGMTDRADRKLRGYSKGMRQRIKLAQALLPDPELLVLDEPLSGVDPVGRQDLLELFRSLAGQGKCLLISSHELEELEKLTNHVAIMARGRIAAVGTLQQIRDLMEDFPLSVRVDSDRPRDLARRLLEVPDVIGCDISGDDAGGSVVVRARHPKRFFQTFGRLVVDEMIEVRGLEPLDDSAHAILGYLLGGSGKT, from the coding sequence ATGAAAACCGAATTCCGCGATACGGGTGTACTCGTGAATACTCCGCCGCCGCGAAACGGGAACCCGACCAGCTCGCCTTCCCCCGATCCCGTCGCGAAATCTCCGGTGGCGGACGCCCTTCCCCCGCTCCTGCTTTTCGAACACGCGTCCAAGTGGTACGGCCCGGTCCTGGCGTTGAACCAGGTGACGCTGGAGTTGACGAGCGGGATTACGGGCCTGGTCGGGGCGAACGGGGCCGGGAAATCGACCCTCATCCGGCTCGCCACCGGGCAAACCCAGCCGACTATCGGCCGCGTGACCGTCCGCGGCGTGGACGCGTGGGACTGGCGGGCACGGGAGTTGGTCGGGTACTGCCCCGACCACGACGCCTTTTACGAGGACATGTCGGGTCGCACGTTCGTGTACTCGATGGCCCGCCTCTGCGGATTCGACCGGGCCGAATCGCGGCGCCGGACCGAAGGCGTACTCGACCGCGTCGGCATGACCGACCGGGCGGACCGTAAACTCCGCGGGTACTCGAAGGGGATGCGGCAGCGGATCAAGCTCGCGCAAGCGTTGCTGCCCGACCCCGAACTACTCGTCCTGGACGAACCGCTCTCGGGCGTCGACCCGGTGGGGCGACAGGATCTGCTGGAGTTGTTCCGGTCGCTCGCCGGCCAGGGGAAGTGCCTGCTCATCTCCAGCCACGAACTGGAAGAATTGGAGAAGCTGACGAATCACGTCGCGATCATGGCCCGGGGACGGATCGCCGCCGTGGGAACGCTCCAACAGATCCGCGACTTGATGGAAGATTTTCCGTTGTCCGTCCGCGTCGACTCGGACCGCCCGCGCGACCTGGCCCGTCGGCTCCTCGAAGTGCCGGACGTGATCGGCTGCGACATCAGCGGCGACGACGCGGGCGGCTCGGTGGTGGTACGAGCCAGGCACCCGAAGCGGTTCTTCCAGACGTTCGGCCGACTGGTGGTCGATGAAATGATCGAAGTGCGCGGGCTGGAACCGCTCGACGATTCTGCCCACGCGATTCTTGGCTATTTATTGGGCGGCAGTGGGAAGACCTGA
- a CDS encoding universal stress protein — MIRIKKILYPTDFSSYSNQAYFHALGLAETYGASLIIVYVYSPSPGEPAAARARWRSQLEQIRPSNPKISVTHVLLDGDPATEIVRHAAEAGVDVIAIGTHGHNVVDKPNMGSVAEKVMRDAPCSVLVVKLPRGKRPLSEKTVREPAEAV, encoded by the coding sequence ATGATCCGTATCAAAAAGATTTTGTACCCGACGGATTTCTCGTCCTATTCAAACCAGGCGTATTTCCACGCCCTCGGGTTAGCCGAAACGTACGGCGCGAGCCTGATCATCGTCTACGTGTACAGCCCGAGTCCTGGCGAGCCGGCGGCCGCCCGGGCCCGGTGGCGCTCGCAGCTCGAACAGATCCGACCGTCGAATCCGAAGATATCGGTCACGCACGTACTCCTTGATGGCGACCCGGCGACCGAAATCGTTCGGCACGCGGCCGAGGCGGGCGTCGACGTGATCGCCATCGGCACGCACGGGCACAACGTCGTCGACAAGCCGAACATGGGCAGCGTGGCCGAGAAGGTGATGCGCGACGCCCCGTGTTCCGTGCTGGTCGTCAAGCTGCCACGTGGCAAACGGCCGCTCAGTGAAAAAACCGTGCGGGAACCCGCCGAGGCGGTTTGA
- a CDS encoding putative sugar O-methyltransferase: MKLGPIHVIRDTTFQTLQSFQDLSQQFHAALGTASQNGSLLAHQVWEHTHDLLHSPLCARVASPVLPSPPSTGDADDREAVERVVAAYQKTTADRPEPPSPSMWDRITREKGEFLTALAAGDVPTAGRGLANLFGSELIWGLGHFHADHIALLKSPEPTHLHYRFSDSVVNLAEAVGAARPTSAQQDMLTHFQPLNRDLDALYAATATKLGFDLSFPDVGGRYGFSVGGQVSAIDSLTHAYTAHRLRQLGAGPASTVYEIGGGYGCLALMARRAGVGKYTIFDLPWVNALQGYFLIRTLPTGTVRLYGETTGDLRVLPYWTLAAEPDKSCDGLVNTDSLPEMGRATAAGYLPQIRRVAKRFFLSINQEAKAVVSGAGEQNCVAELVDEAGGFATRSRQRHWMRQGYVEEVFEPV, from the coding sequence ATGAAGCTCGGTCCAATCCACGTCATCCGTGATACGACGTTTCAAACGCTCCAGTCATTTCAAGACCTGTCGCAACAATTCCACGCCGCGCTCGGCACCGCGTCTCAGAACGGAAGTCTCTTAGCGCACCAGGTTTGGGAACACACCCACGATCTGCTCCATTCCCCGCTCTGTGCCCGCGTCGCCAGCCCGGTTCTCCCTTCGCCTCCGTCGACCGGCGACGCCGACGACCGCGAGGCGGTCGAGCGGGTGGTGGCCGCTTACCAGAAGACGACCGCCGACCGGCCCGAGCCGCCGTCGCCGAGCATGTGGGACCGCATCACCCGAGAAAAGGGCGAGTTTCTGACCGCCCTCGCGGCGGGTGACGTTCCGACCGCCGGCCGCGGGCTGGCGAATCTGTTCGGCTCCGAACTGATCTGGGGTCTCGGCCACTTCCACGCCGACCACATCGCTTTGCTCAAGTCGCCCGAACCGACGCACCTCCACTACCGATTCTCCGACTCGGTAGTCAATCTGGCCGAGGCGGTCGGGGCGGCGCGACCGACGAGCGCCCAGCAGGACATGCTGACGCACTTCCAACCACTGAACCGCGACCTCGACGCGCTATACGCCGCGACAGCCACCAAACTCGGATTCGACCTGTCGTTCCCTGACGTCGGCGGGCGGTACGGTTTCTCCGTCGGCGGCCAGGTCTCGGCGATCGACAGCTTGACGCACGCGTACACGGCCCACCGGCTCCGGCAACTCGGGGCCGGCCCGGCGTCGACGGTTTACGAAATCGGCGGCGGGTACGGGTGCCTCGCGCTCATGGCCCGCCGCGCCGGTGTCGGGAAGTACACCATCTTCGATCTCCCCTGGGTCAACGCCCTCCAGGGTTACTTCCTCATCCGCACGCTCCCCACGGGCACCGTCCGCCTCTACGGCGAAACGACCGGCGACCTGCGGGTGCTGCCGTACTGGACCTTGGCGGCGGAGCCGGACAAGTCGTGCGACGGCCTCGTGAACACCGACTCCCTGCCCGAAATGGGCCGGGCGACGGCGGCCGGATACCTGCCGCAAATCCGCCGGGTCGCGAAGCGCTTCTTCCTGTCAATCAACCAGGAAGCGAAAGCCGTCGTGTCGGGTGCGGGCGAGCAAAACTGCGTGGCCGAGTTGGTCGACGAAGCCGGCGGGTTTGCCACGCGGTCCCGGCAGCGGCACTGGATGCGCCAGGGGTACGTCGAGGAAGTGTTCGAGCCCGTCTAA